Below is a genomic region from Escherichia ruysiae.
CTGGAGTATTGAGATAATTTTCAGTCTGACTCTCGCAATATTTTATGAGGTTTCAGTTCATGTCCTGCGGCGCTCTCTGAGCGAAGCGGGTTTATCATTAACGAATAGTCTTAGTAGTACCGAAAAAATGGCAGAGAAACGCAATATCTTTCTGGTTGGGCCTATGGGTGCCGGAAAAAGCACTATTGGGCGCCAGTTAGCTCAACAACTCAATATGGAATTTTACGATTCCGATCAAGAGATTGAGAAACGAACCGGAGCTGATGTGGGCTGGGTTTTCGATTTAGAAGGCGAAGAAGGCTTCCGCGATCGCGAAGAAAAGGTCATCAATGAGTTGACCGAGAAACAGGGTATTGTGCTGGCTACTGGCGGCGGCTCTGTGAAATCCCGCGAAACGCGTAACCGTCTTTCCGCACGTGGCGTTGTCGTTTATCTTGAAACGACCATCGAAAAGCAACTTGCGCGCACGCAGCGTGATAAAAAACGCCCGTTGCTGCACGTTGAAACACCGCCGCGTGAAGTTCTGGAAGCATTGGCTAATGAACGCAATCCGCTGTATGAAGAGATTGCCGACGTGACCATTCGTACTGATGATCAAAGCGCCAAAGTGGTCGCAAACCAGATTATTCACATGCTGGAAAGCAACTAATTCTGGCTTTATATACACTCGTCTGCGGGTACAGTAATTAAGGTGGATGTCGCGTTATGGAGAGGATAGTCGTCACTCTCGGGGAACGTAGTTACCCAATTACCATCGCATCTGGTTTGTTTAACGAACCAGCTTCATTCTTACCGCTGAAATCGGGTGAGCAGGTGATGTTGGTCACCAACGAAACCCTGGCTCCTCTGTATCTCGATAAGGTTCGCAGCGTACTTGAACAGGCGGGTGTTAACGTCGATAGCGTTATCCTCCCTGACGGCGAGCAGTATAAAAGCCTGGCAGTACTCGACACCGTTTTTACGGCGTTGTTGCAAAAACCGCACAGTCGCGATACGACGCTGGTGGCGCTTGGCGGCGGCGTAGTAGGCGATCTTACCGGTTTTGCAGCGGCGAGCTATCAGCGCGGCGTTCGCTTCATTCAAGTCCCGACGACATTGCTGTCGCAGGTGGACTCTTCCGTTGGCGGAAAAACCGCAGTCAACCATCCCCTCGGTAAAAATAT
It encodes:
- the aroK gene encoding shikimate kinase AroK, whose protein sequence is MAEKRNIFLVGPMGAGKSTIGRQLAQQLNMEFYDSDQEIEKRTGADVGWVFDLEGEEGFRDREEKVINELTEKQGIVLATGGGSVKSRETRNRLSARGVVVYLETTIEKQLARTQRDKKRPLLHVETPPREVLEALANERNPLYEEIADVTIRTDDQSAKVVANQIIHMLESN